A single region of the Streptomyces virginiae genome encodes:
- a CDS encoding M14 family metallopeptidase, whose amino-acid sequence MRLHTRRRATVTAALLALALGAPAYGMSATASPPPTPSTATQDEAIVQYRIHGPSTAADRTALLRTGVSIDEVDDHTVVVSADTMQAKKLKALGYKLTALPGPPDRSLPGIAASPMDFPSADSKYHNYAEATAEINQLVAQYPAIASKRVIGKSYQGRDMFAIKISDNVATDEAEPEVLFTAHQHAREHLTVEMALYLLKEFTSKYGSDSRVTGAVNGREIWIVPDLNPDGGEYDIATGSYRSWRKNRQPNAGSSYVGTDENRNWNYKFGCCGGSSGSKSSETYRGASAESAPEVKVVADFVRSRVVGGKQQIKAAIDFHTYSELVLWPFGYTYNDTAPGLTADDLAVYKKIGTSMAASNGYTPEQSSDLYITDGTIDDWLWGNQKIFSYTFEMYPESGGGGFYPPDEVIDRETARNKDAVLQLLENADCMYRSIGKEAQYCATP is encoded by the coding sequence ATGCGGCTCCATACCCGCCGAAGGGCCACCGTCACGGCGGCCCTGTTGGCGCTCGCGCTGGGCGCACCCGCCTACGGCATGAGCGCGACGGCTTCCCCTCCGCCCACCCCTTCCACCGCCACCCAGGACGAGGCGATCGTCCAGTACCGGATCCACGGCCCCTCCACCGCCGCCGACCGCACCGCCCTGCTCCGCACGGGCGTCTCGATCGACGAGGTGGACGACCACACCGTCGTGGTCAGCGCCGACACCATGCAGGCGAAGAAGCTGAAGGCGCTCGGCTACAAGCTGACCGCCCTGCCCGGCCCCCCGGACCGCTCGCTGCCCGGTATCGCGGCGAGCCCGATGGACTTCCCCTCGGCGGACTCGAAGTACCACAACTACGCCGAGGCGACGGCCGAGATCAACCAGCTCGTCGCGCAGTACCCCGCGATCGCGAGCAAGCGGGTGATCGGGAAGTCGTACCAGGGCCGGGACATGTTCGCCATCAAGATCAGCGACAATGTCGCGACGGACGAGGCCGAGCCCGAGGTGCTCTTCACCGCCCACCAGCACGCGCGCGAGCACCTGACCGTCGAGATGGCCCTGTACCTGCTCAAGGAGTTCACCTCCAAGTACGGCAGCGACTCCCGGGTCACGGGCGCGGTCAACGGCCGCGAGATCTGGATCGTCCCGGACCTCAACCCGGACGGCGGCGAGTACGACATCGCCACCGGCTCCTACCGCTCCTGGCGCAAGAACCGGCAGCCGAACGCCGGCTCCTCCTACGTCGGCACGGACGAGAACCGCAACTGGAACTACAAGTTCGGCTGCTGCGGCGGCTCCAGCGGCAGCAAGAGCTCCGAGACCTACCGCGGCGCCTCCGCCGAATCGGCACCCGAGGTGAAGGTCGTCGCGGACTTCGTCCGCAGCCGGGTCGTCGGCGGCAAGCAGCAGATCAAGGCCGCCATCGACTTCCACACCTACAGCGAGCTCGTCCTGTGGCCCTTCGGCTACACCTACAACGACACCGCCCCGGGCCTGACCGCCGACGACCTCGCCGTCTACAAGAAGATCGGCACCAGCATGGCGGCGAGCAACGGCTACACGCCGGAGCAGTCGAGCGACCTGTACATCACGGACGGGACGATCGACGACTGGCTGTGGGGCAACCAGAAGATCTTCTCCTACACCTTCGAGATGTACCCGGAGAGCGGCGGCGGCGGCTTCTACCCGCCGGACGAGGTCATCGACCGCGAGACCGCGCGCAACAAGGACGCGGTGCTCCAACTGCTGGAGAACGCGGACTGCATGTACCGCTCGATCGGCAAGGAAGCCCAGTACTGCGCGACGCCGTGA